A single window of Anomaloglossus baeobatrachus isolate aAnoBae1 chromosome 5, aAnoBae1.hap1, whole genome shotgun sequence DNA harbors:
- the LOC142310453 gene encoding uncharacterized protein LOC142310453: protein MEEEAAAEAGAPEAGQGGENSGEGSQDVALPVRHRVPPRGSRGRRGRGGGRRHVSQRQQDEESDGGGRGIDVELLINLVHERQPLWDMQDHRHADSVITRRLWEEVASEVEDGWENLNERAKSKTVRRLIIRWRSLRDRFRRDYNLEMEAPSGSAGRKGSQYRYARALAFLRSTMLPRRTFTNTLEPASGQHPPGAIPQVTVTGDPSNMSGDTSSALSLPSTSTSAPSVPSTSTSDPSVPSTSSSDPSQSTLPSFPSYPPCPSAYWQTSLHEAGQRVGVPLSHPSDAPDTRTVLGSGRQRQRGQDRGSAEFLHLNASIHSFIKVLSDQILAGFNLINHSLQELTSKMDQVLSAVRQTPSQHYFHSVIGQLENLPSEQQIHVMRAFQNAIMLLNPLPPNTTAPPQHPAPPQPPAPPQPPAPMQPPAPMQPPAPPQPPAPPQPPAHYQHPAHYQPPQHYYHSSLPTQHTITSQHNYPVQTSLHSLSPHVMPVTSPCPSSLSSTTTLHSPYHHSHSSPLLIQTQPSFSIPTDTPSAQHPSPSPQSSPSPHPSFAMPTYTPSIHHPSPSPQSSPSPQPSFAMPTYTPSIHHPSPSPQQSPSPQPSPVATQFFPPTSISFSTPSPSSNVQPSPSPSSLNTPHVEGVSPASNTSDISTPHKYLNL, encoded by the exons ATGGAG GAGGAAGCTGCAGCCGAAGCGGGGGCGCCAGAAGCAGGACAGGGTGGAGAAAATAGTGGAGAAGGCTCGCAGGAT gttGCACTGCCTGTCCGTCATAGAGTTCCTCCCAGGGGCTCCCGGGGTCGTCGAGGGCGCGGCGGTGGTCGACGGCAT GTTTCACAACGGCAGCAGGACGAGGAATCTGATGGGGGGGGGCGCGGTATAGACGTGGAACTCCTCATCAACCTCGTCCATGAACGGCAGCCGTTGTGGGACATGCAAGACCACCGCCATGCTGATTCTGTCATCACCCGACGGCTCTGGGAAGAGGTTGCCTCCGAAGTCGAAGATGGATGGGAGAATCTCAATGAAAGGGCAAAATCAAAAACAG TGCGTCGTCTGATAATACGGTGGCGGTCACTACGTGATCGCTTCAGGAGGGACTACAACTTGGAAATGGAGGCTCCAAGTGGATCGGCAGGACGCAAGGGCTCCCAGTACCGATATGCCAGAGCCCTTGCGTTCCTTAGAAGCACTATGCTGCCAAGACG AACATTCACGAACACATTGGAGCCTGCATCCGGCCAACACCCTCCTGGAGCGATCCCACAAGTGACCGTTACCGGTGACCCCTCCAACATGTCTGGTGATACCTCTTCTGctctctccctcccttccacctctacctcTGCTCCCTCCGTCCCGtccacctctacctctgatccctcCGTCCCGTCCACCTCTTCCTCTGATCCCTCACAATCTACCCTCCCATCTTTCCCATCTTACCCACCCTGCCCATCAGCATACTGGCAGacctcattacatgaggctggtcagcgagtaggtgttcccttatccCACCCCTCTGACGCTCCCGACACTAGAACCGTGTTAGGTTCTGGGCGACAGCGACAGAGGGGACAGGATCGGGGCAGCGCCGAATTCTTACATCTGAATGCATCCATCCATAGTTTTATTAAAGTATTATCTGACCAAATTCTTGCTGGCTTCAACCTGATAAACCATAGTTTACAGGAGTTGACCAGCAAGATGGATCaggtgctttcagctgtaagaCAAACACCTAGCCAGCATTATTTTCATTCAGTAATTGGTCAGCTGGAAAACCTACCGTCTGAACAGCAAATACATGtaatgagggctttccagaatgctATTATGCTACTGAATCCACTACCCCCTAACACCActgcccctcctcagcaccctGCCCCTCCTCAGCCCCCTGCCCCTCCGCAGCCCCCTGCCCCAATGCAGCCCCCTGCCCCAATGCAGCCCCCTGCCCCTCCGCAGCCCCCTGCCCCTCCGCAGCCCCCTGCCCATTACCAGCACCCTGCCCATTACCAGCCCCCTCAACATTATTACCACTCTTCACTACCCACCCAGCACACAATCACTTCCCAGCATAATTACCCTGTACAAACATCCCTTCATTCCCTGTCTCCACATGTCATGCCTGTCACAAGTCCATGTCCTTCATCACTGTCTTCTACAACTACACTCCATTCCCCATACCATCATTCTCATTCTTCACCACTCTTAATCCAAACCCAACCATCTTTTTCAATTCCCACCGATACACCTTCCGCACAACACCCATCTCCCAGCCCTCAGTCATCTCCAAGCCCTCACCCATCTTTTGCAATGCCCACCTATACACCTTCCATACATCACCCATCTCCCAGCCCTCAGTCATCTCCAAGCCCTCAGCCATCTTTTGCAATGCCCACCTATACACCTTCCATACATCACCCATCTCCCAGCCCACAGCAATCTCCCAGCCCTCAGCCATCTCCTGTTGCTACACAATTTTTTCCACCAACTTCCATTTCTTTTTCAACACCCTCACCTTCTTCAAATGTCCAACCttctccctccccatcctctctaaaTACACCGCATGTTGAAGGGGTCAGTCCTGCGAGCAACACCAGCGATATCTCCACCCCACATAAATACTTAAATTTATAA